A single window of Myxocyprinus asiaticus isolate MX2 ecotype Aquarium Trade chromosome 48, UBuf_Myxa_2, whole genome shotgun sequence DNA harbors:
- the fgd5b gene encoding FYVE, RhoGEF and PH domain-containing protein 5b isoform X2, which translates to MYMICTYDQSPSSTPLSPTGKSPGAYPFKKQKRIPAALKEVSANTDMSSMSGYLERRKCNRKQGKRFWCIIMNKVLYTYAASEDVASLESQPLLGFSPKTEKPESSLHFNLYHKNTLYYILRANDPQICERWIEAFEEATVL; encoded by the exons ATGTATATGATCTGCACCT ATGATCAGTCACCCAGCAGTACACCTCTATCTCCTACTGGCAAATCCCCTGGTGCATATCCCTTCAAAAAGCAGAAGAGAATACCAGCTGCCCTTAAAGAG gTTTCAGCTAACACAGACATGTCCTCGATGAGTGGCTACTTAGAGAGGAGGAAATGCAACAGGAAACAGGGGAAACGGTTCTGGTGTATCATCATGAACAAAGTTCTGTACACTTATGCTGCCAGCGAG GATGTAGCATCTTTGGAAAGTCAACCCCTTCTCGGATTCTCTCCGAAAACAGAGAAGCCAGAATCCTCACTGCATTTTAATCTTTACCACAAAAACACTCTTTACTACATTTTAAGGGCAAATGATCCCCAGATCTGTGAAAG ATGGATCGAAGCATTCGAGGAGGCCACAGTTCTCTGA
- the fgd5b gene encoding FYVE, RhoGEF and PH domain-containing protein 5b isoform X1 produces the protein MCVSVLIIDDQSPSSTPLSPTGKSPGAYPFKKQKRIPAALKEVSANTDMSSMSGYLERRKCNRKQGKRFWCIIMNKVLYTYAASEDVASLESQPLLGFSPKTEKPESSLHFNLYHKNTLYYILRANDPQICERWIEAFEEATVL, from the exons atgTGTGTCTCTGTACTTATAATAGATGATCAGTCACCCAGCAGTACACCTCTATCTCCTACTGGCAAATCCCCTGGTGCATATCCCTTCAAAAAGCAGAAGAGAATACCAGCTGCCCTTAAAGAG gTTTCAGCTAACACAGACATGTCCTCGATGAGTGGCTACTTAGAGAGGAGGAAATGCAACAGGAAACAGGGGAAACGGTTCTGGTGTATCATCATGAACAAAGTTCTGTACACTTATGCTGCCAGCGAG GATGTAGCATCTTTGGAAAGTCAACCCCTTCTCGGATTCTCTCCGAAAACAGAGAAGCCAGAATCCTCACTGCATTTTAATCTTTACCACAAAAACACTCTTTACTACATTTTAAGGGCAAATGATCCCCAGATCTGTGAAAG ATGGATCGAAGCATTCGAGGAGGCCACAGTTCTCTGA
- the LOC127437463 gene encoding hypermethylated in cancer 2 protein-like, with protein MELPNYASQLLLQLNQQRSKGFLCDVIIMVENTLFRAHKSVLAATSHYFKSLVLHDNLIHLDPDMVDPAVFLQILDFIYTGKLSDETLDALDLSSLLTTANYLQLTDLANLCSSKINQNGSFKSLSRGSSLRVQRFSSPTSNKSPGYLYDRAIEDHLSDTETYCVTPPKKRHNAESRFISSKKQDLGLDLSKKHSNSETTANDEVFVSRTISNNMQLAINEKCVPKEEKWIIPLDGVQERKREGSRRKSKVNGYIPLNRAGSQLTENQMFTLELSVKKEREIGGKKQDETEGQKPNNGSTNFVYQKETFIKEAEGDNPYVCIPCEKGFPSSESLKSHVQTHINEDMDVKVEDEEEEEGYGDLGVTRVSQEAPESLEQSPPKSLKHVDTLRPFPCNICGKMFTQRGTMTRHMRSHLGLKPFACEECGMRFTRQYRLTEHMRVHSGEKPYECQVCGGKFTQQRNLISHMRMHTS; from the coding sequence ATGGAGCTTCCGAACTATGCCAGTCAACTGCTTCTTCAACTCAATCAACAGCGCTCCAAGGGCTTCCTTTGCGATGTCATCATCATGGTCGAGAACACGCTATTCCGAGCCCACAAAAGTGTCCTCGCCGCCACCAGCCACTACTTCAAATCCCTGGTCCTTCATGATAACCTCATCCACCTCGACCCCGATATGGTGGATCCAGCTGTTTTTCTGCAAATTCTGGATTTCATTTACACTGGCAAATTATCTGATGAGACGCTAGATGCCCTTGATTTGAGCTCTCTGCTCACTACAGCAAACTATCTCCAACTCACTGACCTCGCAAACCTGTGCTCCAGCAAGATCAACCAAAATGGCTCCTTCAAAAGCTTATCTCGTGGGAGTTCCTTGAGAGTGCAGAGGTTCTCTTCGCCTACCTCAAACAAATCGCCAGGTTACTTGTATGACAGGGCAATTGAAGATCACTTATCAGACACTGAAACGTATTGTGTGACCCCTCCCAAAAAGAGGCATAATGCTGAAAGTAGATTCATTTCCAGCAAGAAGCAGGACTTGGGGTTGGATTTGTCGAAGAAGCACTCAAATTCGGAGACAACAGCGAATGATGAGGTTTTTGTATCTAGAACAATCTCTAACAATATGCAGCTAGCAATAAATGAAAAGTGTGTTCCAAAGGAGGAGAAGTGGATAATTCCTTTGGACGGAGTTCAGGAAAGGAAACGGGAGGGATCCCGAAGAAAATCCAAGGTCAATGGTTACATTCCTCTAAACAGGGCTGGAAGTCAACTAACCGAGAATCAGATGTTCACTCTGGAGTTGTctgtaaagaaagagagagagattggagGAAAGAAGCAAGATGAAACCGAAGGCCAAAAACCAAACAATGGCTCCACAAATTTTGTTTATCAAAAGGAGACCTTTATCAAAGAAGCCGAAGGCGACAACCCTTACGTTTGTATACCATGCGAAAAGGGTTTCCCCTCTTCGGAAAGCCTGAAGTCCCATGTACAGACCCATATCAATGAAGATATGGATGTGAAAGTTGAggatgaggaggaagaggaaggttATGGAGACCTTGGAGTCACCAGAGTCTCGCAAGAAGCTCCCGAAAGCCTGGAGCAAAGTCCACCAAAGTCCCTCAAACATGTCGATACCTTGCGTCCGTTCCCTTGCAATATTTGCGGCAAGATGTTCACACAACGCGGCACAATGACACGTCACATGCGCAGCCACCTCGGCCTAAAGCCGTTTGCGTGCGAGGAGTGTGGCATGCGTTTCACCAGGCAGTACCGTCTTACCGAGCACATGCGCGTCCATTCGGGGGAAAAGCCGTACGAGTGCCAGGTCTGCGGAGGGAAATTTACGCAACAAAGAAACCTCATAAGTCACATGCGGATGCATACATCCTAG